Proteins found in one Mucilaginibacter gracilis genomic segment:
- a CDS encoding DUF3472 domain-containing protein, protein MKRLFILAVCSIFTMAIVPTAFCSAPPVVIIPLGGNAWVKPPALITDDGLTNWTGGQDITSIYFSISEGQTLSFFLRLRVPQGKSTIKISVGNSNFTKQINNTGFDTVAIGNVKITESGYVKVDLQGISKTGSVFADVSDLIVKGINPANDVVFVKQGSSFHFGRRGPSVHLRYAIPAEVKSNVKWFYSEITVPVGQDVVGSYFMADGFGEGYFGMQVNSETERRVLFSVWSPFDTQDPKSIPDSLKIKLNKKGDTVHAQEFGSEGSGGQSYMHYGWQAGKTYGFLINAQPNAVKGTTTFTAWFKDVAANKWFLVASFSRPKTVKYLTSLYSFLENFEPDNGNQTRMALYGNQWIADSQNKWLEITSVTYTGDATAKANYRKDYAGGLYGGKFYLKNGGFFNNFIPLNKTFNRPPTAAKPDIDLTALP, encoded by the coding sequence ATGAAAAGGCTTTTCATTTTAGCTGTATGCTCAATATTTACTATGGCAATAGTGCCAACCGCATTTTGCAGCGCGCCGCCGGTTGTTATTATACCCCTTGGCGGGAATGCCTGGGTTAAACCACCGGCCCTAATTACCGACGATGGTTTAACCAATTGGACGGGCGGTCAGGATATAACGAGCATATACTTTAGCATATCTGAGGGGCAAACTTTAAGTTTTTTTTTGAGGCTGCGTGTACCGCAAGGTAAAAGCACAATTAAAATATCGGTAGGTAATTCCAACTTTACAAAACAAATTAACAATACCGGCTTTGATACGGTTGCCATTGGCAATGTTAAAATTACAGAATCTGGTTATGTTAAAGTTGATTTGCAGGGCATCAGCAAAACGGGTTCGGTTTTTGCCGATGTGTCGGATTTAATTGTGAAAGGAATTAACCCGGCTAACGATGTTGTTTTTGTTAAACAAGGTAGTTCGTTCCATTTTGGCAGGAGGGGGCCGTCGGTACATTTGCGGTATGCTATCCCGGCTGAGGTGAAAAGTAATGTTAAATGGTTTTATAGCGAAATAACCGTACCTGTTGGGCAGGATGTTGTAGGCTCGTATTTTATGGCCGATGGCTTTGGCGAGGGTTATTTTGGGATGCAGGTAAATAGCGAAACCGAAAGGCGGGTATTGTTTTCGGTATGGAGCCCGTTTGATACGCAAGACCCAAAGAGCATTCCGGATAGCCTGAAGATCAAATTGAATAAAAAAGGAGACACCGTGCATGCGCAGGAGTTTGGCAGCGAAGGCTCGGGAGGGCAAAGCTATATGCACTATGGTTGGCAAGCCGGTAAAACATATGGGTTTTTAATTAACGCCCAACCCAATGCGGTAAAAGGTACAACAACGTTTACTGCCTGGTTTAAAGATGTTGCCGCCAATAAATGGTTTTTGGTAGCCAGTTTTAGCAGGCCAAAAACAGTTAAATATTTAACCAGCCTGTACTCGTTTTTAGAGAATTTTGAACCCGATAACGGCAACCAAACCCGCATGGCGCTATACGGCAACCAATGGATTGCCGATAGCCAAAACAAATGGCTGGAAATAACCAGTGTAACCTATACTGGCGATGCTACGGCGAAAGCCAATTACCGTAAAGACTACGCCGGAGGATTGTACGGCGGCAAATTCTACTTAAAAAATGGCGGCTTTTTTAACA
- a CDS encoding lysophospholipid acyltransferase family protein: MKKALFILLLGLLYIISLLPFGVLYLIADFLYAMLYYITRYRRKIIDQNLLNAFPEKNDEERKIIRKKYYHYLADLVVETVKLLSISDKQIMKRVDVTNANVVSEAFNSGKSVLGVLGHYGNWEMGALRFSQLFNEPRIIVYKALSNNYFDHLLYRMRSRFGATLVNMKNVARKLIEYKNERTVTVLVADQTPAKPEVNYFTNFLNQPTAVFLGVEKLARLTNSMVVFCDIRRIKRGYYRCTFVPLFADPKVTEPYEITNSHVKYLEEVIRQQPEYWLWSHRRWKFKPEDFGLRNHYSIG, encoded by the coding sequence ATGAAAAAAGCGCTTTTTATATTGCTGTTGGGCTTGCTTTATATTATCTCGCTATTGCCATTCGGAGTGCTATATCTCATAGCCGACTTTTTATATGCGATGCTTTATTACATAACCCGCTATCGCCGCAAAATTATTGATCAAAACCTGCTCAATGCCTTTCCTGAAAAAAACGACGAGGAACGAAAAATAATTAGAAAGAAATACTACCATTACCTGGCCGATTTAGTGGTAGAAACGGTTAAGCTGCTCAGCATATCCGACAAGCAAATTATGAAACGGGTTGATGTAACAAACGCCAACGTGGTTAGCGAAGCTTTTAACAGCGGCAAAAGTGTGTTGGGCGTATTGGGCCATTACGGCAACTGGGAAATGGGCGCACTTAGGTTTAGCCAGTTGTTTAATGAGCCACGTATTATTGTTTACAAGGCTCTGTCAAACAACTATTTCGATCATCTTTTATATCGGATGCGCTCCCGGTTTGGTGCCACTTTGGTAAACATGAAAAATGTGGCACGTAAACTTATTGAATATAAAAATGAGCGCACGGTAACCGTTTTGGTGGCCGACCAAACTCCGGCCAAACCGGAAGTAAACTATTTTACCAATTTTTTAAACCAGCCCACAGCCGTGTTTTTAGGGGTTGAAAAATTAGCAAGGCTTACCAATAGCATGGTTGTTTTTTGCGACATCAGGCGGATAAAAAGGGGATACTATCGTTGTACTTTCGTTCCGCTGTTTGCGGATCCAAAAGTTACCGAACCTTACGAAATTACAAATTCCCATGTTAAATACCTGGAAGAAGTTATAAGGCAGCAGCCTGAGTACTGGCTATGGTCGCACAGAAGGTGGAAGTTTAAACCCGAAGATTTTGGTTTGCGAAACCACTACAGCATCGGTTAA